ACTGACCCCATCCAGCGCCACAGAACCCTTAGGAACCACGTAGGGGGCAAACCATCGGGGCATGGAAACCCACAGCTTTCTCCAACTTCCCTGGTCCTCCCACCTCTCAACCGTGCCAAGACAGTCCACATGGCCCTGAACCATGTGCCCATCCAGCCTCCCATCCAATCGCATGGGAAGCTCCAAGTTCACCCGGTGACCTGCTTTCAAATGGCCCAGCTTCGTTCGCTCCACCGTCTCCTTCATCATCTGCGCCACCATCCTGGTGCCTTTAATGGCAGTCACGGTGAGGCAAACTCCATCCACCGCCACCGAATCCCCCACCGATGCCCCACCTAAAATATCACCCATGGGATCAACCTGTATCTCCCAAACGTCACCGCCCACCGGCTTTACCGAAACCACCTTCCCTACAGCCCCTACAAGGCCGGTGAACACCTTAATACCCCCTCCAACCAAAGATCACGCCCCGACTGCCGGACCACGTGATTCGTTATCTCCACCCTGTCGCCAAGGCCTTGAAGCACGAAGGATTCAAAGATATGAAGTCCCCTGCCCAATATGGATGGGGCTATGAACAGGGAGACCATGTCGCCAAGACCGCTCTCCACAAAAGCCCCAAGGACTCTTGCGCCCCCCTCCACGAGCAGGTTATTAACCCCAAGCCTTCCCAGCTCTGCCAAAACCCGATTAAGATCCAGCCTTCCATCAACACGGGGAACTTGAATCACCGTAACACCCATGTTGCTAAGACAGGCCAGTTTGTCCGCCGGCGCATCTTGGGAGGTAAATATTATCCTCTCCCCTCCCTTAAGGACCTTTGCCTCCATGGGGATTCTCAAATCCCCGTCAAGTATCACCTTCTTAGGGTTTTCGCCATCCAACGCCCTAACCGTCAGCTCCGGGTCGTCATTTATAACGGTGTTGATGCCCACAAGAACTGCGTCGTTTTCCGCCCTCAACAGGTGAGCCTTCTGCCGCGCCATGGGACCGGTTATCCACTTGCTCTCCCCGCTCTCAAGACATGCGGTCCCATCAACGGACAAGGCCCCCTTCAAAGTGACCCAAGGCCTGCCCATGGTAACACGCCTTAAAAAACCTCGATTAATCCACTTGCAGTCATCTTCCAGCACAGGCCCTACCACTTCTACGCCGCCTGATTCTAAGATCCTAAGGCCCTCTCCGTTCACCTTCGGGTTTGGATCTTTGAGCCCGTAAACCACCCTGGCTACGCCGGCATTCACAAGGCGTGGGGCACAAGGGGGGGTTTTCCCATGGTGGGAGCATGGTTCAAGGGTAACGTATGCGGTGCTTCCCGCCGCCTCATCTCCCGCCATGGCCAAGGCCTCCGCCTCCGCATGGGGGCCTCCGTATCGACGGTGGTACCCAAAGCCCACCACCTTACCCTCCCTAACAAGCACACAGCCAACCTTGGGGTTTGGACTTACCGAAACTCCGCCCCTCGCAGCAAGGCTTAAGGCCATGCGCATAAAATATATATGCCTTTTGGATTCCTCCAGGGATTCCCTACTAAAATCCTTAAGAACCTTCAATCTTTATCCTCCTTTAGATGCTCCAATATGATCCTGGCAAGTTTCCTCCCTATACCGGGCATGGCCATAAGTTCCTCTTCTGATAGTTTTGCTATGTTCTTTACGCTTCCAAACCGGCTCAACAGCTGGGAAGCCCTGCCCCGTCCAACTCCCGGTATGTCCTCCAGCTTAGTTCGCCTCATACGCAGCCCCCTGCTTGCCCTATGGGAGGAAACGGCAAAGCGATGGGCCTCGTCTCTCACCATCTGAAGCATTCTAAGGGCCAAGTTGCCATCTTCCAACCGTAAGGGCATTTCTTTGCCCGGAAGGTATACCTCCTCCTCTCCCTTTGCCAGGGAAACCACCGGAACCGATATCCCCATGTCATTGAGCACCCTCAAAGAGAACTCCAGCTGCACGGGACCACCATCTATAAGGATCAGATTGGGAAAAACATCGTCCTCCGGTGCGCTTGAAAACCTCCGTTTTAAGACCTCCCCCAAAGCCCTAAAGTCATCGCCACCAAAGTCCACGAGGTTATACCTCCTATACAAAGACTTGTTAGGTCGCCCCTGTTCAAAAACCACCTTTGAGGCCACCGTGTCAGTGCCCCCAAGGTGCGATATGTCATAACCCTCTATCCGCCAGGGAAGCAGCTTAAGCCCTAACGTCTCCTGAAGCGAACACAACAGCGAAAAATTGTCCTCATCTCCAAGCTGGACAGAAGGGGATTGCCTGCCAACCCTCCATATGGCCCTTATCATATCCCTTATCTGGGCGGCCTCTTCAAAAGCAAGCCTATTATACGCCGCATCCTCCATCCTGCACCTCAGCCGTTCCACCAGATCAGCCCCGCGCCCCTGGAGGAGCATGACAGCATCAGAAACCAACTGACGGTACTCCACCTGGGAACAAAGTCCAGCGCAGGGGGCAAGGCATTTACCTATCGAGTGGTATATGCACGGTCGTTTATCATAGGGGGGTTCTATGGGGATGGAACACTTGCGGAGGGGGAAAAACCTATCCAAGAGGCGCAAAAGTTCCCGAAGCTCCCTTACCCTTACATAGGGGCCGATGAAAAGG
This portion of the Thermanaerothrix sp. genome encodes:
- a CDS encoding excinuclease ABC subunit UvrC, whose translation is MAQRDEPMAEERLINYVKSLPERPGVYIMRDQEGRVIYVGKAKALRRRVMSYFRHGGFASPRLRKLVETVRDISVVRTATEAEALILEARLIRQLQPFFNVELKMSERYPYIRVTDERFPRITVTRVKSGGGLFIGPYVRVRELRELLRLLDRFFPLRKCSIPIEPPYDKRPCIYHSIGKCLAPCAGLCSQVEYRQLVSDAVMLLQGRGADLVERLRCRMEDAAYNRLAFEEAAQIRDMIRAIWRVGRQSPSVQLGDEDNFSLLCSLQETLGLKLLPWRIEGYDISHLGGTDTVASKVVFEQGRPNKSLYRRYNLVDFGGDDFRALGEVLKRRFSSAPEDDVFPNLILIDGGPVQLEFSLRVLNDMGISVPVVSLAKGEEEVYLPGKEMPLRLEDGNLALRMLQMVRDEAHRFAVSSHRASRGLRMRRTKLEDIPGVGRGRASQLLSRFGSVKNIAKLSEEELMAMPGIGRKLARIILEHLKEDKD
- a CDS encoding riboflavin synthase; this encodes MFTGLVGAVGKVVSVKPVGGDVWEIQVDPMGDILGGASVGDSVAVDGVCLTVTAIKGTRMVAQMMKETVERTKLGHLKAGHRVNLELPMRLDGRLDGHMVQGHVDCLGTVERWEDQGSWRKLWVSMPRWFAPYVVPKGSVALDGVSLTVIDALDEAFSVGLIPETLKRTCLVDLKVGDKVNVEGDIIGKYVMRWLGIFGGSPVVAKEGVHGGVADDGISYDKLALYGWDVGGR
- the ribD gene encoding bifunctional diaminohydroxyphosphoribosylaminopyrimidine deaminase/5-amino-6-(5-phosphoribosylamino)uracil reductase RibD; the protein is MKVLKDFSRESLEESKRHIYFMRMALSLAARGGVSVSPNPKVGCVLVREGKVVGFGYHRRYGGPHAEAEALAMAGDEAAGSTAYVTLEPCSHHGKTPPCAPRLVNAGVARVVYGLKDPNPKVNGEGLRILESGGVEVVGPVLEDDCKWINRGFLRRVTMGRPWVTLKGALSVDGTACLESGESKWITGPMARQKAHLLRAENDAVLVGINTVINDDPELTVRALDGENPKKVILDGDLRIPMEAKVLKGGERIIFTSQDAPADKLACLSNMGVTVIQVPRVDGRLDLNRVLAELGRLGVNNLLVEGGARVLGAFVESGLGDMVSLFIAPSILGRGLHIFESFVLQGLGDRVEITNHVVRQSGRDLWLEGVLRCSPAL